A window of Sander vitreus isolate 19-12246 chromosome 18, sanVit1, whole genome shotgun sequence contains these coding sequences:
- the ptrhd1 gene encoding putative peptidyl-tRNA hydrolase PTRHD1, with the protein MAATGAGSPSRLVQYVVVRSDLVHKLSWPLGAVITQACHAATAAIHLHYGDSDTQQYLAELDSMHKVVLGAPDEAALSGLSETLTQAGVAHKLWIEQPENIPTCLALKPCPKETVQPLMRKFKLFK; encoded by the exons ATGGCGGCTACGGGAGCCGGGTCTCCTAGCCGGTTGGTCCAGTACGTTGTTGTCCGGTCGGATCTGGTTCACAAGCTGTCCTGGCCTCTGGGAGCCGTTATAACTCAGGCCTGTCATGCCGCTACTGCCGCCATTCACCTTCACTACGGGGACTCGGATACACAGCAGTACCTCGCAGAGCTGGACTCCATGCATAAAGTGGTGCTAGGG gCTCCAGACGAGGCCGCCCTCTCCGGTCTATCGGAGACCCTGACACAGGCTGGTGTGGCCCACAAGCTTTGGATCGAACAACCGGAGAACATCCCCACCTGCTTGGCTCTGAAGCCATGTCCAAAAGAGACTGTCCAGCCGCTGATGCGCAAGTTCAAACTCTTCAAATGA